A window from Pseudomonas sp. MRSN 12121 encodes these proteins:
- a CDS encoding non-ribosomal peptide synthetase yields MSELTTADTPSTNPLRSWLIEHLAQLLGATGAEIDSLGDEENLLGCGLDSIRLMYLQERLRSHGLQVDFAQLSAEPRIGAWLALLQGQVPSRTAAAPLAAVAAPEQGFELSPVQQAYWLGRGPDEVLGNISCHAWLEFACQGIEPQRLEEAVRLVQARHPMLRARFSEGRQCILAAAQQPAFDHQDWRRQAPAAALQAWEELRHWRSHQCLDVEAGQVMLVGLVQLPDGQDRVWLSVDLLAADVESLRLLMAELGQAYRAPAALSPAPTLHFADYLERRRQRRAEAYARDREYWCQRLAQLPDGPALPLARAPESIRQPRFSRQAFVLSQAEAKRLHAQATRHGLTLSCVFATAFNAVLARWSEQPDFLLNVPLFDRHDEHPDIDRAIADFTTLLLVECHDAPQLPFADAVRRFQRGLHATIDRSAFPALEVLREGRRQGHPRSAPVVFSSNLNEAGFIPAGFREVFGDLHAMLSQTPQVWLDHQLYRVDDGLLLAWDSIAELFADGVLDAMFQAYVELVQRLADSDWEQPQPVLLPLAQQARRERQNSVPALAPGRGLLEDFFAHSTRHPDDLALICGAQRCTYGELAARALRVAGGLLEAGMRPGEAVEICLPRGPAQVVAVFGVLAAGGCYVPVDTAQPPARRSLIESAAGIALVIAEQPPEPTPDSPPLRWLDPARLEQATPLAAPRPQAAHASAYVIYTSGSTGIPKGVEVSHGAAINTIDALQAELRIDRDDCLLAVSALDFDLSVFDLFGVLGQGARLVLLQPEETRDAARWAQLIAEHRVSLWNSAPALLEMALGIAASDCRYQSLRAVLLSGDWIALDLAARLRCHATPQCRVYGLGGATEAGIWSNLQAIDEVPHHWPSIPYGKPLAGQAYRVVDGHGRDVPDQVAGQLLIGGASLARGYRNDPCLTAQRFRCDERGRWYHTGDRGRFWSDGTLEFLGRIDQQVKLRGQRIELGEIEAALTAHPLIDSACAAVLPGNVASLGAALVMSASPQDVAPDALAAPSALDDTPQAEARVTAELLQRLLQGPALPAMPLLERWHQWLQGQPAEALSLGDALAQLGWREADLQAMVGSLQVLLRTEDGAAQVLFDPLLAPQAMALNLPAGRQLLDALSGAVQRQSNAQAGPLKVAVLDVRGGQLLDQWLNHLSHCDLRVTLFDTSPGLLAAATAGKPAHVTGQLLPDGLLPLEHCGAYDLVISFAALHGYAQPGDGLNLARALLKPQGRLLLADLLRDSPLGLVSAALLDSRPAVLPEAAQIARLLGQNGFAELRCLWRNPAMLLVEATAAGDSLAGDELRQGLQQRLPQAMRPEHLWCLPRLALNANGKVDRGRLQASLTQALQRRQPTAGEEGELPAALQPLAACWEAVLGRAVRSAQGNFFSLGGDSLLATRLLAAVREQLGVSLRMSDFYRQPTLAGMAELLARSATLEEGVL; encoded by the coding sequence ATGAGCGAGCTGACAACAGCAGACACCCCCTCGACGAACCCCCTGCGGAGCTGGCTGATCGAACACCTGGCGCAGTTGCTGGGCGCGACCGGCGCTGAGATCGACAGCCTGGGCGACGAGGAAAACCTCCTCGGCTGCGGGCTGGATTCGATCCGCCTGATGTACTTGCAGGAGCGCCTGCGCAGCCACGGCCTGCAGGTCGATTTCGCCCAGTTGAGCGCCGAACCCCGGATCGGCGCCTGGCTGGCGCTGCTGCAAGGGCAGGTCCCGAGCCGCACGGCGGCGGCACCGCTGGCCGCCGTGGCGGCGCCCGAGCAGGGCTTCGAGCTCAGTCCGGTGCAGCAGGCCTACTGGCTGGGGCGCGGCCCGGACGAAGTGCTGGGCAACATCAGTTGCCATGCCTGGCTCGAATTCGCCTGCCAGGGCATCGAGCCCCAGCGTCTGGAAGAAGCCGTGCGCCTGGTGCAGGCCCGGCACCCGATGCTGCGGGCCCGCTTCAGCGAAGGGCGCCAATGCATCCTCGCCGCCGCGCAGCAGCCGGCGTTCGATCATCAGGACTGGCGCCGGCAGGCACCGGCCGCCGCGCTGCAAGCCTGGGAGGAACTGCGCCACTGGCGCTCGCATCAGTGCCTGGATGTCGAAGCCGGGCAGGTGATGCTGGTGGGCCTGGTGCAGTTGCCCGACGGCCAGGACCGGGTGTGGTTGAGTGTCGACCTGCTGGCGGCCGACGTGGAAAGCCTGCGCCTGTTGATGGCGGAGCTGGGCCAGGCCTACCGGGCGCCGGCCGCCCTGTCGCCGGCGCCGACCCTGCACTTCGCCGACTACCTGGAGCGCCGCCGGCAGCGCCGCGCCGAGGCGTACGCCCGCGATCGCGAATACTGGTGCCAGCGCCTGGCGCAGTTGCCCGACGGCCCGGCGTTGCCCCTGGCGCGCGCGCCCGAATCGATCCGCCAGCCGCGTTTCAGCCGCCAGGCCTTCGTGCTCAGCCAGGCCGAGGCCAAGCGCCTGCACGCCCAGGCGACCCGGCACGGGCTGACCCTGTCCTGCGTGTTCGCCACCGCCTTCAACGCGGTGCTGGCGCGCTGGAGCGAGCAGCCGGACTTCCTGCTCAACGTGCCGCTGTTCGACCGCCACGACGAGCACCCGGACATCGACCGGGCAATCGCCGACTTCACCACCTTGCTCCTGGTGGAATGCCACGATGCGCCGCAACTGCCGTTCGCCGATGCGGTGCGCCGTTTCCAGCGCGGCCTGCACGCGACCATCGACCGCTCGGCGTTTCCCGCTCTGGAAGTGCTGCGCGAAGGCCGCCGCCAGGGCCACCCGCGTTCGGCGCCGGTGGTGTTCTCCAGCAACCTGAACGAGGCGGGCTTCATCCCGGCGGGTTTCCGCGAGGTGTTCGGCGACCTGCACGCAATGCTCTCGCAAACCCCGCAAGTGTGGCTCGACCACCAGCTGTACCGGGTCGACGACGGCCTGCTGCTGGCCTGGGACAGCATCGCCGAACTGTTCGCCGACGGGGTGCTGGACGCGATGTTCCAGGCCTATGTCGAGCTGGTGCAGCGCCTCGCCGACAGTGACTGGGAACAGCCGCAGCCAGTGCTGTTGCCGCTGGCGCAGCAGGCCCGGCGCGAGCGCCAGAACAGCGTGCCGGCCCTGGCCCCGGGGCGCGGCCTGCTGGAGGACTTCTTCGCCCACAGTACCCGGCACCCGGACGACCTGGCGCTGATCTGCGGCGCGCAGCGCTGCACCTATGGTGAACTGGCGGCGCGCGCGCTGCGGGTGGCCGGCGGGCTGCTGGAGGCCGGGATGCGCCCGGGCGAGGCGGTGGAAATCTGCCTGCCACGCGGCCCCGCGCAGGTCGTCGCGGTGTTCGGCGTGCTGGCGGCGGGAGGCTGCTACGTACCGGTGGACACCGCGCAACCGCCGGCCCGCCGCAGCCTGATCGAGTCGGCGGCGGGGATTGCCCTGGTAATCGCCGAGCAGCCGCCCGAACCCACCCCCGACAGCCCGCCGTTGCGCTGGCTGGACCCGGCGCGCCTGGAACAGGCGACGCCCCTGGCCGCGCCGCGCCCGCAGGCAGCGCACGCCAGCGCCTACGTGATCTACACCTCCGGCTCCACCGGGATTCCCAAGGGCGTCGAGGTCAGCCACGGCGCGGCGATCAACACCATCGATGCGCTGCAGGCCGAACTGCGGATCGACCGCGACGACTGCCTGCTGGCGGTGTCGGCGCTGGATTTCGACCTGTCGGTGTTCGACCTGTTCGGCGTGCTGGGGCAGGGCGCGCGCCTGGTGCTGCTGCAACCGGAGGAAACCCGCGATGCGGCGCGCTGGGCGCAACTGATCGCCGAGCACCGGGTGAGCCTGTGGAACTCGGCGCCGGCGCTGCTGGAAATGGCCCTGGGCATCGCCGCCTCCGACTGCCGCTACCAGAGCCTGCGGGCGGTGCTGCTGTCGGGCGACTGGATCGCCCTGGACCTGGCCGCGCGCCTGCGTTGCCACGCCACGCCGCAGTGCCGGGTGTACGGCCTGGGCGGCGCCACCGAGGCGGGCATCTGGTCCAACCTGCAAGCCATCGACGAGGTGCCGCACCACTGGCCGTCGATCCCCTATGGCAAGCCCCTGGCCGGCCAGGCCTACCGGGTGGTGGACGGCCACGGTCGAGACGTGCCCGACCAGGTGGCGGGGCAACTGCTGATCGGCGGCGCCAGCCTGGCGCGCGGCTATCGCAACGACCCGTGCCTGACCGCGCAGCGCTTTCGCTGCGACGAGCGCGGGCGCTGGTACCACACCGGGGACCGCGGGCGTTTCTGGAGCGACGGCACCCTGGAGTTCCTCGGCCGTATCGACCAGCAGGTCAAGCTGCGCGGGCAGCGCATCGAACTGGGGGAAATCGAGGCGGCGCTCACCGCCCATCCGCTGATCGACAGCGCCTGCGCCGCGGTCTTGCCCGGCAACGTCGCCAGCCTCGGTGCGGCGCTGGTGATGAGCGCGTCGCCGCAGGACGTGGCGCCGGACGCCCTGGCCGCGCCCTCGGCACTGGACGACACCCCGCAGGCGGAAGCCCGGGTCACCGCCGAATTGCTGCAACGGCTGCTGCAAGGCCCGGCGTTGCCGGCAATGCCGCTGCTCGAGCGCTGGCACCAGTGGCTGCAAGGCCAGCCCGCCGAGGCGTTGAGCCTGGGCGATGCGCTGGCGCAGCTGGGCTGGCGCGAGGCGGACCTGCAAGCCATGGTCGGCTCGCTGCAGGTGCTGCTGCGCACTGAAGACGGCGCCGCGCAGGTGTTGTTCGACCCGCTGCTGGCGCCCCAGGCCATGGCGCTCAACCTGCCGGCCGGGCGCCAGTTGCTGGACGCGCTGAGCGGGGCGGTGCAGCGGCAATCCAATGCCCAGGCCGGGCCGCTGAAGGTGGCGGTGCTGGATGTGCGCGGCGGGCAACTGCTCGATCAATGGCTGAACCACCTGAGCCATTGCGACCTGCGTGTGACCCTGTTCGACACCAGCCCCGGGTTGCTGGCGGCCGCCACGGCCGGCAAGCCGGCGCACGTCACCGGCCAGTTGCTGCCGGACGGGCTGTTGCCGCTCGAGCACTGTGGCGCTTACGACCTGGTCATCAGCTTTGCCGCGCTGCACGGCTATGCGCAGCCCGGCGATGGCTTGAACCTCGCCCGGGCGTTGCTCAAGCCCCAGGGCCGGCTGTTACTGGCCGACCTGCTGCGCGATTCGCCGCTGGGCCTGGTCAGCGCGGCGCTGCTGGACAGCCGTCCGGCAGTGTTGCCCGAGGCCGCGCAGATCGCCCGGCTGCTTGGCCAGAACGGCTTTGCCGAGCTGCGCTGCCTGTGGCGCAACCCGGCGATGCTGCTGGTCGAGGCCACGGCGGCGGGCGACTCGCTGGCCGGCGACGAGCTGAGGCAAGGCTTGCAACAGCGCCTGCCGCAAGCGATGCGTCCCGAGCACCTGTGGTGCCTGCCGCGCCTGGCGCTCAACGCCAACGGTAAGGTCGACCGCGGCCGCTTGCAGGCCAGCCTGACCCAGGCCTTGCAACGCCGGCAGCCTACGGCCGGCGAAGAGGGCGAGTTGCCCGCAGCGTTGCAGCCGCTGGCGGCCTGCTGGGAAGCCGTGCTGGGGCGGGCGGTGCGCAGCGCCCAGGGCAATTTCTTCAGCCTGGGAGGCGACAGCCTGCTGGCCACCCGGCTGCTGGCCGCGGTGCGCGAGCAACTGGGCGTCAGCCTGCGCATGAGCGACTTCTATCGCCAGCCGACCCTGGCCGGCATGGCCGAGCTGCTGGCGCGCAGCGCCACCCTCGAGGAGGGCGTGCTATGA
- a CDS encoding Gfo/Idh/MocA family oxidoreductase — MNNPVKTLVVGSRFGQFYAAGVAAAGHLELVGVLGQGSRRSQALARRLEVPCFDALEQVPDDTRLACVAVGGAARGEQGPALAQALMARGLDVLIEHPLLPQEWHELLRSATRLQRRCLLNSFYPQLPWVARFIELGRQLQRQQGIRHIEAHCAVQVSYATLEVLAAVLEAVGPWSLEPLAPALSPWREIGLAMAEVPVALRVINELAAADDGRMQSLLRISLATDSGTLLLASPHGPLLWMPAVRAPREDADGLFDLGGDALPCAEVLLDACPDWATVYREAWPTAAAAALQPLIDGAGLARLQQRSLEVVGLWQQVTAALGFPQAPPQALPSASLAQALEARR, encoded by the coding sequence ATGAACAATCCCGTCAAAACCCTGGTGGTGGGCTCGCGCTTCGGCCAGTTCTACGCGGCGGGCGTCGCGGCCGCCGGCCACCTCGAACTGGTCGGCGTGCTGGGGCAGGGCAGCCGCCGTTCCCAGGCCCTGGCCCGGCGCCTGGAGGTGCCTTGTTTCGACGCCCTGGAGCAGGTGCCCGACGACACCCGCCTGGCCTGTGTCGCGGTAGGCGGCGCGGCACGCGGCGAGCAGGGCCCGGCCCTGGCCCAAGCGCTGATGGCCCGGGGCCTGGATGTGCTGATCGAGCACCCGTTGCTGCCCCAGGAATGGCACGAGTTGTTGCGCAGCGCGACCCGCTTGCAGCGCCGTTGCCTGCTCAACAGCTTCTATCCGCAACTGCCGTGGGTGGCGCGCTTCATCGAGCTGGGCCGGCAATTGCAGCGCCAGCAGGGGATCCGCCACATCGAGGCGCACTGCGCGGTGCAGGTGAGCTACGCGACCCTGGAGGTGCTGGCGGCGGTGCTGGAGGCGGTCGGGCCCTGGTCGCTGGAGCCACTGGCGCCGGCGCTCTCGCCCTGGCGCGAGATCGGCCTGGCCATGGCCGAGGTGCCGGTGGCGCTGCGGGTGATCAACGAACTGGCGGCCGCCGATGATGGCCGCATGCAGTCGTTGCTGCGGATCAGCCTGGCCACCGACAGCGGCACCTTGCTGCTGGCGTCGCCCCACGGGCCGCTGCTGTGGATGCCGGCGGTGCGCGCCCCGCGAGAGGATGCCGACGGCCTGTTCGACCTCGGCGGCGATGCCTTGCCGTGCGCCGAAGTGCTGCTGGACGCCTGCCCGGACTGGGCGACGGTCTACCGCGAGGCCTGGCCCACGGCCGCGGCGGCGGCCTTGCAGCCGCTGATCGACGGCGCCGGGCTGGCGCGCCTGCAACAGCGCAGCCTGGAGGTGGTGGGGCTGTGGCAGCAGGTGACGGCCGCCCTCGGCTTTCCCCAGGCACCGCCCCAGGCCTTGCCGTCGGCCAGCCTGGCCCAGGCCCTGGAGGCCCGCCGATGA
- a CDS encoding non-ribosomal peptide synthetase, whose translation MSLDDLLHICRERQIELWATAGKLHFRAPQGALDPALAERIRAQREALMVHLAPRSDWCPAPDQALQPFALSAVQGAYVLGRNPAFDYGGNACHLYVEYPWPANVDSEQLEQAWNALVQRHPMLRAVVQDNSRQCVQARVPWQRLPVHDLRQAGPQAFAAHLEQVRERLDHACHALDQWPILLPELSLGAEQAILHCSVDFTLIDYASLQLLLVELTQRYLEPTRHWPVLEATFRDYLQHQHKVRDSAAWQDDKAWWLARLDNLPGRPDLPLSDDAGLHSTRFVHHHGVLGSAQWNALCALASAQGLSAAGVTLAAFAEVIGRWSQSADFCLNLTVLNRPDLHPQLGQVLGDFTALSLLEVRGASGASFVQRARRIGTQLFDDLDHSRFTGVEVLRELARVQGRGADLMPVVFTSGIGSVERLLGEAGHLLQPPSYMISQTPQVWIDCQVSDQYGGLQIGWDVRVGVLPEGMAQQMFAAYVDLLQRLSQDAQLWQARGDIVLPHQQAPRRVDATAADRNIASGFARQALRTPDAPVVSDRHGRYSYRQVAQQAQAVRAALEALEVAPGARVAVMLPKSAWQLMAVLGINQMGAAYVPVDIRQPALRREAILRDAGMAAVVTLADAPLPDSLDLPRIAIDRLEPDPQWPPREPRAVRAGDLAYIIYTSGSTGTPKGVMLSHGAVVNTLDDINQRYAVNARDRVLGLAELSFDLSVYDFFGATAVGAQVVLPDPERGADPSHWAQLMREHGVTLWNSVPAQGQMLIDYLETEPAAIPGPRCVMWSGDWIPTTLPTRWWQRWPESRLFSLGGATEAAIWSVEHPIRPADTALPSIPYGRALKGQTLEVLDSLGRQCPLGVRGEIHIGGLGLALGYAEDPERTAERFILHASGRRLYRTGDQGRYLDEDGLIEFLGRQDDQVKIRGHRIELAEIDAGWLAHPQIAAATTVLLGERHERSLCSFVTPQAVATDRQRLGEEMQGLLQRARDTLEQADFGPREAIQAALAALDRAADASLLHWLAGSGLLAQAQPVAFAPLCQALGLAPAQQRLLHHWLTLLTDSGCLQREGDGWRCRVQPDELDPAQAWARFAELAPPGLWPAELVDYLRGSATRLAEQLDGRLSPASLMFPQGSAHIAEAMYSRGLHAQALHRGMAEAVAAIVAAERQRPWRILEVGAGTGAASVAIIPALAPLVAAGVQIDYLFSDVSSYFLNAARERFAEYPWVRFMHFDMNQPACEQGLPAGSLDLLLSSGALNNALDTPGLLAGLRQLMQADAWLVIQELTREHREISISQSLMMETPRDVRAANGQLFVHTAQWLEWLNSEPGDCAQALASPAGVLALLGYDLLVARVKTDRPRLSSEALLGFIAERVPRYMVPAQVRVLDRLPVTANGKIDRRALAEQAQQRQLEPVRQARVEVADELVRRLIGHWERVLDCSGLSAEQDFFAAGGDSLLIAQLIAGLREQEPLAREQPFDRLLRWALSQPTPAGLAQRLRDAAGQAPDARTGSEAPQALAEAPQAMGAAAMARAPLGGRRRVDALSELAAGAGVPRVLVHEGLGTLLPYRGLIAELAGSGPLLGLAVHDSEDYLGLAPQHVNATLGKRYAQALWDSGQRCFDLLGYCSGGLVTLELAKALLQRGAEVRQVDIVSSYRIPYRVDDELLILYSFAATLGLDGEALGLPCAERLRGALAQALEEAPGHLAAGSLEAILREFDAAALKSRVLAAAHGIADEQLYRVFAHSVRASHYSDSAPYAGAVRLFVPSVGSPLIADHQASLRAWWQAASLAPLTLETLPGNHFDCLNGGLSRHLLEEQRP comes from the coding sequence ATGAGCCTGGACGACCTGTTGCACATCTGCCGCGAACGCCAGATCGAACTCTGGGCCACCGCCGGCAAGCTGCATTTCCGCGCCCCGCAAGGCGCCCTCGACCCGGCCCTGGCGGAGCGGATCCGCGCCCAGCGCGAGGCGCTGATGGTCCATCTGGCGCCCCGTTCGGACTGGTGCCCGGCCCCCGACCAGGCGCTGCAACCCTTTGCCCTGAGTGCGGTGCAGGGCGCCTATGTGCTGGGGCGCAACCCGGCGTTCGACTACGGCGGCAACGCCTGCCACCTGTATGTCGAATATCCCTGGCCGGCCAACGTCGACAGCGAGCAGCTGGAGCAGGCCTGGAATGCCCTGGTGCAGCGCCACCCGATGCTGCGCGCGGTGGTGCAAGACAACAGTCGCCAGTGCGTGCAGGCCCGGGTGCCGTGGCAGCGCCTGCCGGTGCACGACCTGCGCCAGGCCGGGCCGCAGGCCTTCGCCGCGCACCTGGAGCAGGTGCGCGAGCGCCTGGACCATGCCTGCCATGCCCTCGACCAGTGGCCGATCCTGTTGCCCGAACTGAGCCTGGGCGCCGAGCAGGCGATCCTGCATTGTTCGGTGGACTTCACCTTGATCGATTACGCCAGCCTGCAACTGCTGCTGGTGGAACTGACCCAGCGCTACCTGGAGCCGACGCGGCACTGGCCGGTGCTGGAGGCGACCTTTCGCGACTACCTGCAACACCAGCACAAGGTGCGCGACAGCGCCGCCTGGCAGGACGACAAGGCCTGGTGGCTGGCGCGCCTGGACAACCTGCCGGGGCGTCCGGACCTGCCCCTGAGCGACGATGCGGGCCTCCACTCCACGCGTTTCGTCCACCACCACGGGGTGCTGGGCAGCGCGCAATGGAATGCCCTCTGCGCCCTGGCCAGCGCCCAGGGCCTGAGCGCCGCCGGGGTGACCCTGGCGGCCTTCGCCGAGGTCATCGGGCGCTGGAGCCAGAGCGCGGATTTCTGCCTCAATCTCACCGTGCTCAACCGCCCGGACCTGCACCCGCAACTGGGCCAGGTGCTGGGCGACTTCACCGCCCTGAGCCTGCTGGAGGTGCGGGGCGCCAGCGGCGCGAGCTTCGTGCAGCGGGCGCGGCGCATCGGCACGCAGCTGTTCGACGACCTGGACCACAGCCGCTTCACCGGGGTCGAGGTGCTGCGTGAGCTGGCGCGGGTCCAGGGCCGCGGCGCCGACCTGATGCCGGTGGTGTTCACCAGCGGCATCGGCAGCGTCGAGCGCTTGCTGGGGGAGGCGGGGCACCTGTTGCAGCCGCCGAGCTACATGATCAGCCAGACGCCCCAGGTGTGGATCGATTGCCAGGTCAGCGACCAGTACGGCGGCTTGCAGATCGGCTGGGACGTGCGCGTCGGCGTGCTGCCCGAAGGCATGGCGCAGCAGATGTTCGCCGCCTATGTCGACCTGCTGCAACGGCTGTCGCAGGATGCCCAGCTGTGGCAGGCGCGCGGCGATATCGTCCTGCCGCACCAGCAGGCGCCACGCCGGGTGGACGCGACGGCCGCGGACCGCAACATCGCCAGCGGCTTTGCCCGGCAGGCGCTGCGGACCCCGGACGCGCCAGTGGTCAGCGACCGCCACGGGCGCTACAGCTACCGCCAGGTCGCCCAGCAGGCCCAGGCCGTGCGGGCGGCGCTGGAGGCGCTCGAAGTGGCGCCGGGCGCGCGGGTCGCGGTGATGCTGCCCAAGAGCGCCTGGCAACTGATGGCGGTGCTGGGCATCAACCAGATGGGCGCGGCCTATGTGCCGGTGGACATCCGCCAGCCGGCCCTGCGCCGCGAGGCGATCCTGCGGGATGCCGGGATGGCGGCGGTCGTCACCCTTGCGGATGCGCCACTGCCGGACAGCCTCGACCTGCCGCGCATCGCCATCGACCGCCTGGAGCCCGACCCCCAGTGGCCGCCCCGCGAGCCGCGGGCGGTACGGGCCGGCGACCTGGCCTACATCATCTACACCTCCGGCTCCACGGGCACGCCCAAGGGCGTGATGCTCAGCCACGGCGCGGTGGTCAACACCCTGGACGACATCAACCAGCGCTACGCCGTCAACGCCCGGGACCGGGTGCTGGGGCTGGCGGAACTGAGTTTCGACCTTTCGGTGTATGACTTCTTCGGCGCCACCGCGGTGGGCGCGCAGGTGGTGCTGCCCGACCCCGAGCGCGGGGCCGACCCTTCGCACTGGGCGCAACTGATGCGCGAACACGGCGTGACCTTGTGGAACTCGGTGCCGGCCCAGGGGCAGATGCTGATCGACTACCTGGAGACGGAGCCGGCGGCGATTCCCGGGCCGCGTTGCGTGATGTGGTCCGGGGACTGGATTCCCACCACCTTGCCGACCCGCTGGTGGCAGCGCTGGCCCGAGAGCCGGCTGTTCAGCCTGGGCGGCGCGACCGAGGCGGCGATCTGGTCGGTGGAGCATCCGATCCGCCCCGCCGACACGGCGTTGCCGAGCATTCCCTACGGGCGGGCCCTCAAGGGCCAGACCCTGGAAGTCCTCGACAGCCTGGGCCGGCAATGCCCGCTGGGCGTGCGTGGCGAGATCCACATCGGCGGCCTCGGCCTGGCCCTGGGCTACGCCGAAGACCCGGAACGCACCGCCGAGCGCTTCATCCTGCATGCCAGCGGACGCCGCCTGTACCGCACCGGGGACCAGGGGCGCTACCTGGACGAGGACGGCCTGATCGAGTTTCTCGGGCGCCAGGACGACCAGGTGAAAATCCGTGGCCATCGCATCGAGCTGGCGGAAATCGACGCCGGCTGGCTGGCCCACCCGCAAATCGCGGCCGCCACCACGGTGCTGCTGGGGGAACGTCACGAACGCTCGCTGTGCAGCTTTGTCACGCCGCAGGCCGTGGCCACGGACCGGCAGCGCCTGGGTGAGGAGATGCAGGGCCTGTTGCAGCGCGCCCGCGACACCCTGGAGCAGGCGGATTTCGGCCCGCGCGAGGCGATCCAGGCCGCCCTGGCGGCCCTCGACCGGGCAGCGGACGCCTCGCTGCTGCACTGGCTGGCCGGCAGCGGGTTGCTGGCCCAGGCGCAGCCGGTGGCATTCGCGCCGCTGTGCCAGGCGCTCGGACTGGCGCCGGCGCAGCAGCGGCTGTTGCACCACTGGCTGACCCTGCTGACCGACAGCGGCTGCCTGCAACGCGAGGGGGACGGCTGGCGCTGCCGGGTGCAGCCCGATGAACTCGACCCGGCGCAGGCCTGGGCACGCTTCGCCGAACTGGCGCCGCCCGGGCTGTGGCCCGCGGAACTGGTGGACTACCTGCGCGGCAGCGCGACCCGCCTGGCCGAACAGCTGGACGGCCGCCTGAGCCCGGCGAGCCTGATGTTCCCGCAGGGTTCGGCGCATATCGCCGAGGCCATGTACAGTCGCGGCCTGCACGCGCAGGCCTTGCACCGCGGCATGGCCGAGGCGGTCGCGGCGATCGTCGCCGCCGAACGCCAGCGCCCCTGGCGCATTCTCGAGGTCGGCGCCGGCACCGGCGCGGCCAGTGTCGCGATCATCCCGGCGCTGGCGCCGCTGGTGGCGGCCGGGGTGCAGATCGACTACCTGTTCAGCGATGTCTCCAGCTACTTCCTCAATGCCGCGCGGGAACGGTTCGCCGAGTACCCCTGGGTGCGCTTCATGCACTTCGACATGAACCAGCCCGCCTGCGAGCAGGGCCTGCCCGCCGGATCCCTGGATTTGCTGCTCAGCTCCGGTGCCTTGAACAACGCCCTGGACACCCCGGGCCTGCTGGCCGGCTTGCGCCAGCTGATGCAGGCGGACGCCTGGCTGGTGATCCAGGAACTGACCCGCGAACACCGGGAAATCAGCATCAGCCAGAGCCTGATGATGGAAACCCCGCGCGACGTGCGGGCGGCCAACGGGCAGTTGTTCGTGCACACGGCGCAGTGGCTGGAGTGGCTCAACAGCGAGCCGGGGGATTGTGCCCAGGCCCTGGCATCGCCCGCGGGCGTGCTGGCGCTGCTGGGCTACGACCTGCTGGTGGCACGGGTCAAGACCGACCGCCCACGGCTGTCGAGCGAAGCCCTGCTGGGGTTCATTGCCGAGCGGGTGCCGCGCTACATGGTGCCGGCCCAGGTGCGGGTGCTGGACCGCCTGCCGGTGACGGCCAATGGCAAGATCGACCGCCGGGCCCTGGCCGAGCAGGCGCAGCAGCGTCAGCTGGAGCCGGTGCGGCAGGCGCGGGTCGAGGTGGCCGACGAGTTGGTCCGACGCCTGATCGGCCACTGGGAGCGGGTGCTCGATTGCAGCGGCTTGTCGGCGGAACAGGATTTCTTCGCCGCCGGTGGCGACTCGTTGCTGATCGCGCAATTGATTGCCGGCCTGCGCGAGCAGGAGCCGCTGGCCCGCGAGCAGCCTTTCGATCGGCTGTTGCGCTGGGCCCTCAGCCAGCCGACGCCGGCCGGCCTGGCGCAGCGCTTGCGCGACGCAGCGGGCCAGGCGCCCGACGCCCGAACGGGCAGTGAGGCGCCACAGGCACTGGCCGAGGCGCCACAGGCCATGGGCGCTGCGGCCATGGCCCGCGCGCCGCTGGGCGGGCGCCGGCGGGTGGATGCCCTGAGCGAGCTGGCCGCCGGCGCCGGCGTGCCCCGGGTGCTGGTGCACGAAGGCCTGGGCACGCTGCTGCCGTACCGCGGACTGATCGCCGAGCTGGCCGGTAGCGGCCCGCTGCTGGGGCTGGCGGTGCACGACAGTGAGGACTACCTGGGCCTGGCGCCGCAACACGTCAACGCCACCCTGGGCAAGCGGTATGCCCAGGCCCTGTGGGACAGCGGCCAGCGCTGCTTCGACCTGCTGGGCTACTGCTCCGGCGGGCTGGTGACCCTGGAACTGGCCAAGGCCCTGCTGCAACGGGGAGCCGAGGTGCGCCAGGTGGACATCGTGTCGAGCTACCGCATCCCGTACCGGGTGGACGACGAACTGCTGATTCTCTACAGCTTCGCCGCCACCCTCGGCCTGGACGGCGAGGCGCTGGGCCTGCCGTGCGCCGAACGGTTGCGGGGCGCGCTGGCCCAGGCGCTGGAGGAAGCCCCGGGGCACCTGGCCGCCGGCAGCCTGGAAGCGATCCTGCGCGAGTTCGATGCCGCGGCGCTCAAGTCTCGCGTGCTGGCCGCCGCCCATGGCATCGCCGACGAACAGTTGTATCGGGTATTCGCCCATTCCGTGCGCGCCAGCCACTACAGCGACAGCGCGCCTTACGCCGGCGCCGTGCGGCTGTTCGTGCCGAGCGTCGGCAGCCCGCTGATCGCCGATCACCAGGCCAGCCTGCGCGCCTGGTGGCAGGCGGCATCGCTGGCGCCGCTAACCCTGGAGACCCTGCCGGGCAATCACTTCGATTGCCTGAACGGCGGGTTGAGCCGTCATCTGCTGGAGGAACAGCGTCCATGA